A genome region from Actinomycetota bacterium includes the following:
- a CDS encoding 4-hydroxybutyrate CoA-transferase — protein MNRWRDMYRSKLTTPEEAAKGIKDGDRVFCSGASSTPVALLEALCKRALAGEIRGVQMGSFIILAPIFDLLKPELQRNLLIDNYYASPLDRSALAQGLMTHTPYHFHQVTRLAVEDVGYRKLMVQTGPMDRNGYLNLGLFANYLDVVDRLDEIYVEVNEKQPVVHGPNWLHVSQVTRIVENHHPVFALPPEPVSDVDRAIAENIIGHVADGSTVQLGIGGTTNAIGELLLEKKHLGCHTEMMGDAYMKLFEAGALDNTRKNFHRYQMLCYFGLGSQELYDWMDGNPMIYLSPISYNNDPYVIGRNDNLVSINTTLEIDITGQCASESFGPIQYTATGGQVDFTRGAWLSRGGKAFIVTPSTALDRESGETVSKIVPRLRPGAVVTLTRTDVMYVATEYGCVQLKGKSLRERAQALISVAHPDFRGELRDYARDVKYFILPEHDPLAGG, from the coding sequence ATGAACAGGTGGCGGGACATGTATCGCTCCAAGCTGACCACCCCCGAGGAGGCGGCAAAGGGCATAAAGGACGGGGACAGGGTGTTCTGCAGCGGCGCCTCCTCCACCCCGGTGGCACTCCTCGAGGCGCTCTGCAAGCGCGCCCTCGCCGGCGAGATACGGGGGGTACAGATGGGTAGCTTCATCATCCTCGCCCCCATCTTCGACCTCCTCAAGCCGGAGCTGCAGCGCAACCTACTCATCGACAATTACTACGCCTCCCCCCTGGACCGCTCCGCCCTGGCGCAGGGCCTCATGACCCACACCCCCTACCACTTCCACCAGGTCACCCGCCTGGCCGTCGAGGACGTGGGCTACCGCAAGCTCATGGTGCAGACCGGGCCCATGGACAGGAACGGTTACCTCAACCTGGGACTTTTTGCCAATTACCTCGACGTGGTGGACCGCCTGGACGAGATCTACGTGGAGGTCAACGAGAAGCAGCCCGTCGTGCACGGCCCCAACTGGCTGCACGTGAGCCAGGTGACCCGCATCGTGGAGAACCACCACCCCGTCTTCGCCCTGCCGCCGGAGCCGGTGAGCGACGTGGACCGCGCCATCGCCGAGAACATCATCGGCCACGTCGCGGACGGCTCCACGGTGCAGCTGGGCATCGGGGGGACCACCAACGCCATCGGCGAGCTTCTCCTGGAGAAGAAGCACCTCGGCTGCCACACGGAGATGATGGGCGACGCCTACATGAAGCTCTTTGAGGCGGGAGCCCTGGACAACACGAGGAAGAACTTCCACCGCTACCAGATGCTCTGCTACTTCGGGCTGGGGTCGCAGGAGCTCTACGACTGGATGGACGGCAACCCCATGATCTACCTCTCCCCCATAAGCTATAACAACGACCCTTACGTCATCGGCCGCAACGACAACCTCGTCTCCATCAACACCACCCTGGAGATCGACATCACCGGCCAGTGCGCCTCGGAGTCCTTCGGCCCCATCCAGTACACGGCCACCGGGGGCCAGGTGGACTTCACCCGCGGCGCCTGGCTCTCGCGCGGCGGCAAGGCCTTCATCGTCACTCCCTCCACCGCCCTGGACAGGGAGAGCGGGGAGACGGTCTCCAAGATCGTGCCCCGCCTGCGTCCCGGTGCGGTGGTGACCCTCACCCGCACGGACGTCATGTACGTGGCCACGGAATACGGCTGCGTGCAGCTCAAGGGGAAATCGCTGCGCGAGAGGGCGCAGGCGCTCATCAGCGTGGCCCATCCCGACTTCCGCGGCGAGCTGCGCGACTACGCCAGGGACGTGAAGTATTTCATCCTCCCCGAGCACGATCCCCTCGCCGGGGGATGA
- a CDS encoding cation-translocating P-type ATPase, translating into MFDENALAGMGGLAEGEAARRLREEGPNLIPSTERRTPFRIALDILREPMFLLLIGAGAVYLVLGDLQEALILVSFVVLVLSITFFQEQRTERALEALRDLSSPRALVIREGRRRRISGTEVVRGDIVVLAEGDRVPADGVLLACSNLMVDESLLTGEAVPVRKVPCEGPPEMGAPGGEDQPFVFAGTLVVKGHGIAEVRATGPSTEMGKIGKSLREIPAEPTALQRETRGLVLRLAALGIVLCATVFAVYGATRDDWLQGLLVGITMAMALLPEEFPVVLTVFLTLGAWRMSRHSVLTRRIPAVETLGSATVLCVDKTGTITENRMTVSRLETATGSYDLRHPSSDLLPEEFHELLEFGVLASQKDPYDPVEVAIAGLGGDALDGTEHLHFDWVLEREYPLSPELLAVSHVWRSPDGREYVIAAKGAPEAVADLCHLDGAQRRRLAGQVEELAARGLRLLGVAKASFQMEELPSNQHDFSFRFLGLVGLEDPVRPSVPASVRECRRAGIRVVMITGDYPGTALHVAKEIGLDTDGKVMTGPELEEMDDGELRERVGQASIFARVVPGHKLRLVQALKANGEVVAMTGDGVNDAPALRAAQIGVAMGGRGADVARESADLVLLDDDFSSIVAAVRAGRRIYENLKKAMTYIVAVHVPIAGMSLIPVLFKLPLVFAPAHVALLEIIIDPACSLAFEAEPEEEDIMERPPRPPGERIFDGRTLLLSVLQGLSTLLVVSAVFSFAQLRGLEEAEVRALTFTTLVIANLALILVNRSRKLTVWRTRKRRNPALWWVLAGTVILLALALCVPFLRDLFAFGALSPLDVAICVGAAALAVLWFEAVKLIPRRGDRARGG; encoded by the coding sequence ATGTTTGACGAGAACGCGCTGGCGGGTATGGGCGGTCTCGCCGAGGGGGAGGCAGCCCGCCGGCTGCGCGAGGAGGGACCCAACCTCATACCATCCACGGAGAGGAGGACCCCTTTCCGCATCGCCCTGGACATCCTCAGGGAGCCCATGTTCCTGCTCCTCATCGGCGCCGGGGCCGTGTACCTGGTCCTGGGTGACCTGCAGGAGGCTCTCATCCTCGTGAGCTTCGTGGTCCTGGTCCTCTCCATCACCTTCTTCCAGGAGCAGCGGACGGAGCGCGCCCTGGAAGCCCTGCGCGACCTCTCCAGCCCCCGCGCACTGGTGATCAGGGAGGGGAGACGCCGGCGCATCTCCGGCACGGAGGTGGTGCGCGGGGATATCGTGGTCCTGGCCGAGGGAGACCGCGTGCCCGCCGACGGTGTGCTGCTGGCCTGCTCCAACCTCATGGTGGACGAGTCCCTCCTCACCGGGGAGGCGGTCCCGGTGCGCAAGGTGCCTTGCGAGGGCCCCCCGGAGATGGGAGCGCCGGGAGGGGAGGATCAGCCCTTCGTGTTCGCCGGGACCCTGGTGGTCAAGGGCCACGGCATCGCGGAGGTCAGGGCCACGGGACCCTCCACGGAAATGGGAAAAATAGGAAAGTCGTTGCGGGAGATCCCCGCCGAGCCCACCGCGCTGCAGCGGGAAACGCGCGGGCTCGTCCTCCGCCTGGCGGCCCTGGGGATCGTTCTCTGCGCCACCGTGTTCGCCGTCTACGGCGCCACCCGCGACGACTGGCTGCAGGGCCTGCTGGTGGGCATCACCATGGCCATGGCCCTGCTTCCCGAGGAATTCCCCGTGGTCCTCACCGTCTTCTTGACCCTGGGAGCATGGCGCATGTCCCGTCACAGCGTGCTCACCAGGCGCATACCGGCGGTGGAGACGCTGGGATCGGCCACCGTCCTCTGCGTGGACAAGACGGGTACCATCACGGAAAACCGCATGACCGTCTCCCGCCTGGAGACGGCCACGGGATCATACGATCTCCGCCACCCGTCTTCCGATCTCCTGCCGGAGGAATTTCACGAGCTCCTCGAGTTCGGGGTGCTGGCCTCGCAGAAGGACCCCTACGATCCCGTGGAGGTGGCCATCGCCGGCCTGGGGGGCGACGCGCTCGACGGCACCGAGCACCTGCACTTCGACTGGGTCCTGGAGAGGGAATACCCCCTTTCCCCTGAGCTTCTTGCCGTCTCCCACGTCTGGAGATCTCCTGACGGAAGGGAGTACGTCATCGCCGCCAAGGGAGCGCCGGAAGCGGTGGCGGACCTCTGCCACCTGGACGGTGCGCAGAGGCGGCGGCTTGCCGGGCAGGTCGAGGAGCTCGCCGCCCGGGGGCTGCGCCTGCTCGGCGTGGCCAAGGCTTCCTTTCAAATGGAAGAACTTCCCAGCAACCAGCACGATTTCTCCTTCCGGTTCCTGGGGCTGGTGGGCCTGGAGGATCCGGTGCGGCCCTCCGTGCCGGCCTCCGTGCGGGAATGCCGTCGTGCCGGGATACGCGTGGTCATGATCACAGGGGATTACCCTGGGACCGCCCTGCACGTGGCGAAGGAGATCGGCCTGGACACGGACGGTAAGGTGATGACCGGGCCGGAGCTGGAGGAGATGGACGACGGGGAGCTGCGGGAGCGCGTGGGGCAAGCCTCCATCTTCGCAAGGGTGGTCCCCGGGCATAAGCTGCGGCTGGTGCAGGCCCTCAAGGCCAACGGGGAAGTGGTGGCCATGACCGGGGACGGAGTGAACGACGCGCCGGCCCTCAGGGCCGCCCAGATCGGGGTGGCCATGGGGGGCAGGGGAGCGGACGTGGCCAGGGAATCCGCCGACCTCGTCCTGCTGGACGACGACTTCTCCTCCATCGTGGCGGCGGTGAGAGCGGGGAGGAGGATCTACGAGAACCTGAAGAAGGCCATGACCTACATCGTCGCCGTGCACGTCCCCATCGCCGGCATGTCCCTCATCCCCGTGCTCTTCAAGCTGCCGCTGGTCTTCGCCCCCGCGCACGTGGCCCTGCTGGAGATCATCATCGATCCCGCCTGCTCCCTGGCCTTCGAGGCGGAGCCCGAGGAGGAGGATATCATGGAGCGGCCCCCGCGCCCCCCGGGTGAACGCATCTTTGACGGGCGAACGCTGCTCCTCAGCGTCCTGCAGGGATTGAGCACCCTACTGGTGGTCAGCGCCGTCTTCTCCTTCGCCCAGCTGCGAGGGCTGGAGGAAGCGGAGGTGCGCGCCCTCACCTTCACCACCCTGGTCATCGCCAACCTGGCGCTCATCCTGGTCAACCGTTCCCGGAAGCTCACCGTCTGGCGGACCCGCAAAAGGCGCAACCCCGCCCTCTGGTGGGTCCTGGCGGGGACGGTCATCCTGCTCGCCCTGGCGCTCTGCGTGCCCTTCCTGCGCGACCTCTTCGCCTTCGGTGCCCTGTCGCCCCTGGACGTGGCGATCTGCGTGGGCGCCGCGGCGCTCGCGGTCCTGTGGTTCGAGGCGGTGAAGCTCATCCCCCGGCGAGGGGATCGTGCTCGGGGAGGATGA
- a CDS encoding DUF2207 domain-containing protein, with product MRKRHERSLPVARVILSLALLGAVFPALQGALAVTVTLADAGSPSRAPAFPAGLVMASPLPGSETRGQVGNTEKKWEFERFDSQVQVHDDGSFTVRETQVVNFTGSFSFLTRDIPARMAYFDEGRTYGKVRVKDVQVYNLDGTPYDGDLWEAENIYPYTDFTIDVSLPKGLIDKPWPYRASTLWLMLLLAAGCLLGAFLLMLALWFWRGRDAYGGPRPGVCYEPPRDERPAVVAMLMHQQPRMEDLAATVVDLAVRGKLRIIEDQEEKVPGRKSFIFERRDASTGDLLPYERTLMKGIFAKGERVEEDDLRLRGKFTAIMNGIRKEARKRKLFYDDPERTVGICFRAAMAMLLVPPLALFILHYRMDMGYLWVLLAGTVPAGIAIWVIGHAMPRRTALGSRLFWQAMGFREYLRTAEAGEPQSMTLQSFQENLPYAMVMGMADRWAALFADALTSSPDWYSGAGPAFSATRLTAGLSGMATALYTGGPYRSGSSGGSGFRSGFGGGGFGGGSSGGGFGGGGSSAG from the coding sequence ATGCGAAAACGCCATGAGCGATCGCTCCCCGTGGCGCGCGTCATCTTATCGTTGGCCTTGCTCGGCGCCGTCTTCCCCGCCCTGCAGGGTGCCCTTGCGGTTACCGTCACCCTCGCGGATGCCGGATCTCCGTCCCGGGCGCCCGCGTTTCCGGCGGGCCTGGTCATGGCCAGCCCGCTGCCGGGAAGCGAAACCCGCGGGCAGGTCGGCAACACCGAGAAGAAGTGGGAGTTCGAGCGCTTCGACTCGCAGGTACAGGTGCATGACGACGGCTCCTTCACCGTGCGCGAGACGCAGGTGGTGAACTTCACCGGCAGCTTCTCCTTCCTCACCCGCGACATCCCCGCCCGCATGGCCTACTTCGACGAGGGGAGGACCTACGGCAAGGTGCGCGTCAAGGACGTGCAGGTCTACAACCTCGACGGCACCCCCTACGACGGCGACCTGTGGGAGGCGGAGAACATCTATCCCTACACCGATTTCACCATCGACGTCTCCCTTCCCAAAGGCCTGATCGACAAGCCGTGGCCCTACCGCGCCTCCACCCTCTGGCTCATGCTCCTCCTGGCCGCGGGGTGCCTCCTCGGCGCCTTCCTGCTCATGCTCGCGCTGTGGTTCTGGAGGGGAAGGGATGCCTACGGCGGACCCCGGCCCGGGGTCTGCTACGAGCCGCCGCGCGATGAGAGGCCGGCGGTGGTGGCCATGCTCATGCACCAGCAACCGAGGATGGAGGACTTGGCGGCGACGGTGGTGGACCTGGCGGTGCGCGGCAAGCTGCGCATCATCGAGGACCAGGAGGAGAAGGTACCCGGGAGAAAGAGCTTCATCTTCGAGCGCAGGGACGCCTCCACCGGGGACCTGCTCCCCTACGAGCGTACGCTCATGAAAGGCATCTTCGCCAAAGGGGAACGGGTGGAGGAGGATGACCTCAGGCTAAGGGGCAAATTCACCGCCATCATGAACGGCATTCGCAAGGAGGCCAGGAAAAGGAAGCTTTTCTACGATGACCCCGAGAGGACGGTCGGCATCTGTTTCCGGGCGGCCATGGCCATGCTGCTCGTGCCGCCGCTGGCCCTCTTCATCCTGCATTACCGCATGGACATGGGATACCTCTGGGTCCTGCTCGCGGGCACCGTTCCCGCGGGTATAGCGATATGGGTCATCGGCCATGCCATGCCCAGGCGCACCGCGCTCGGATCGCGGCTCTTCTGGCAGGCCATGGGTTTCCGGGAGTACCTGAGGACCGCGGAGGCGGGGGAGCCGCAATCCATGACCCTGCAGAGCTTCCAGGAAAACCTCCCCTATGCCATGGTGATGGGGATGGCCGACAGGTGGGCCGCCCTTTTCGCGGACGCGCTCACCTCCTCGCCGGACTGGTACAGCGGAGCCGGCCCCGCTTTCAGCGCCACGAGGCTCACCGCCGGCCTGAGCGGCATGGCCACCGCCCTATATACCGGCGGCCCGTACAGGAGTGGATCGTCGGGCGGATCCGGCTTTCGCTCCGGCTTCGGCGGCGGGGGCTTCGGGGGAGGCTCCTCCGGCGGCGGCTTCGGCGGGGGCGGCTCCTCCGCCGGTTGA
- a CDS encoding 2-hydroxyacyl-CoA dehydratase, protein MSVNGNADARAADKERRRIKTTDAMRDLMVKYYTEAKAAEGTEKHIAWITSGAPVEPLIAFDVIPVYPENHGAMCGAAHMNVELCEAAEARGFSRDLCSYARGDIGSAITKGGPIGGLPRPTMLVACNNICNTVFKWYEELARFFDVPLFIYDTPFVRGELPRHIADYSLRQMKEYIAFLEKITNREYDEQHFVEVAARSLFASGLWREILACNQHRPAPMTCFDAFILMAPIVTLRGTQEVVDFYQGLLEEMRQRVEQGIGILPSEKYRVLWDNIPVWYELRNLGRLFLQLETCLVADTYTSAWTFDDVDVADPLGSMSRIYAEVYLNINLERMADKIESLAERFQVDGMIMHSNRSCKPYSLGQYDLAREFTRRTGKPALIIEADHTDSRWYNRAEVEGRIRDFVENLLGGGIGV, encoded by the coding sequence ATGAGCGTAAACGGCAACGCGGATGCCAGGGCGGCGGACAAGGAGAGGCGTCGTATCAAGACCACCGACGCCATGCGCGACCTCATGGTCAAGTATTACACGGAGGCCAAGGCGGCCGAGGGGACGGAGAAGCACATCGCCTGGATCACCAGCGGCGCCCCCGTGGAGCCCCTCATCGCCTTCGACGTCATCCCCGTCTACCCCGAGAACCACGGGGCCATGTGCGGGGCGGCGCACATGAACGTGGAGCTGTGCGAGGCGGCGGAGGCGCGGGGCTTCTCGCGTGACCTCTGCTCCTACGCGCGCGGGGACATCGGCAGCGCCATCACCAAGGGAGGGCCCATCGGGGGGCTGCCCCGCCCCACCATGCTGGTGGCCTGCAACAACATCTGCAACACCGTCTTCAAGTGGTACGAGGAGCTGGCGCGCTTCTTCGACGTGCCCCTCTTCATCTACGACACCCCCTTCGTGCGCGGCGAGCTGCCCCGGCACATCGCCGACTATTCCCTCCGCCAGATGAAGGAGTACATCGCCTTCCTGGAAAAGATAACCAATAGAGAATACGACGAGCAGCACTTCGTAGAGGTGGCCGCGAGGTCCCTTTTCGCCTCCGGGCTGTGGAGGGAGATACTGGCCTGCAACCAGCACCGGCCGGCCCCCATGACCTGCTTCGACGCCTTCATCCTCATGGCACCCATCGTCACCCTGCGGGGGACCCAGGAGGTGGTGGATTTCTACCAGGGGCTGCTCGAGGAGATGAGGCAGCGCGTGGAGCAGGGCATCGGCATCCTCCCCTCGGAGAAGTACCGCGTGCTGTGGGACAACATCCCCGTCTGGTACGAGCTGCGCAACCTGGGGAGGCTCTTCCTGCAGCTGGAGACCTGCCTGGTGGCGGACACCTACACCAGCGCCTGGACCTTCGACGACGTTGACGTGGCCGACCCCCTGGGCAGCATGTCCAGGATCTACGCCGAGGTCTACCTGAACATCAACCTGGAGCGCATGGCGGACAAGATAGAATCCCTGGCGGAGCGCTTCCAGGTGGACGGCATGATCATGCACTCCAACCGCAGCTGCAAGCCCTATTCCCTGGGGCAGTATGACCTGGCCAGGGAGTTCACGCGCCGCACCGGCAAGCCGGCCCTCATCATCGAGGCCGACCACACCGACTCGCGCTGGTACAACCGCGCCGAGGTGGAGGGCCGTATACGCGACTTCGTGGAGAACCTCCTGGGCGGGGGCATCGGCGTCTAG
- a CDS encoding 2-hydroxyacyl-CoA dehydratase — MDVQAVVEECVELWRNPYPRLARLREEGEKPVAFFCSYTPEEILHAAGLTPVRLMGAVRTITHADAHLQSYCCSLARTDLDMALAGELDFLEGAVFVQTCDTMMRLSDIWRRNTGFSFHGDLVLPIRMGEETSLPFIVEEVRRFRRRVEEFTGQEIWDDAIEESMHVYNRNRRLAERLYKLRRENPGALDGLSATACLVAGFWMRREKHNEMLHELVEQLENRKTSQEERVPLLVSGSVCTTPDLMELLLELGADVVDDDLCSGHRYFDAYADESAEPEEALARRLWGRVNCPAKHQCIEDRATRLLRQVEDSGARGVVFYLQSFCEPHLFDVPYLKGRLQDELGVPSLVLESELQSFSRGQLRTRLQAFIETIRGV, encoded by the coding sequence ATGGACGTGCAAGCCGTTGTCGAGGAATGCGTGGAGCTGTGGCGCAACCCCTACCCGCGCCTGGCCCGCCTGCGCGAGGAGGGGGAAAAGCCGGTGGCATTTTTCTGCTCCTACACGCCGGAGGAGATACTGCACGCCGCCGGGCTCACCCCGGTGCGCCTCATGGGGGCGGTGCGCACCATCACCCACGCCGACGCCCACCTGCAGTCCTACTGCTGCTCCCTGGCGCGCACCGACCTGGACATGGCCCTGGCGGGGGAACTGGACTTCCTGGAGGGCGCGGTCTTCGTGCAGACCTGCGACACCATGATGCGCCTTTCGGACATCTGGCGGCGCAACACCGGGTTTTCCTTCCACGGCGACCTGGTGCTCCCCATCCGCATGGGAGAGGAGACCTCCCTGCCTTTCATCGTCGAGGAGGTCCGCCGCTTCCGCAGGCGGGTGGAGGAGTTCACCGGGCAGGAGATATGGGACGACGCCATCGAGGAGAGCATGCACGTCTACAACCGCAACAGGCGACTGGCGGAAAGGCTCTACAAACTGCGCAGGGAGAACCCGGGAGCGCTGGACGGGCTCTCCGCCACCGCCTGCCTGGTCGCCGGCTTCTGGATGCGGAGGGAGAAGCACAACGAGATGCTGCACGAGCTGGTGGAGCAACTGGAAAACAGGAAGACATCCCAGGAGGAGAGGGTACCCCTGCTGGTGAGCGGCAGCGTGTGCACCACCCCGGACCTCATGGAGCTTCTGCTCGAGCTGGGCGCGGACGTGGTGGACGACGACCTCTGCAGCGGACACCGCTACTTCGACGCCTACGCGGACGAGTCGGCCGAGCCGGAGGAAGCCCTGGCGAGGCGCCTGTGGGGAAGGGTCAACTGCCCCGCCAAGCACCAGTGCATCGAGGACAGGGCGACCCGCCTCCTGCGCCAGGTGGAGGACAGCGGCGCCCGGGGGGTGGTCTTCTACCTGCAGTCCTTCTGCGAGCCGCACCTCTTCGACGTGCCCTATCTCAAGGGACGCCTGCAGGATGAGCTCGGCGTGCCCTCCCTGGTGCTGGAGAGCGAGTTGCAGTCCTTCTCGCGCGGGCAGTTGCGCACCCGCCTGCAGGCCTTCATCGAGACCATTCGGGGAGTATAG
- a CDS encoding 4Fe-4S dicluster domain-containing protein — MRDVRIARRDFLALGLTGAVTAFLYGVLRRDASAAPLLRPPGAQDEGDFVSRCLRCQECVRACLTECLEPAGKEYGAARLWTPRFNPARAKCEFELCGRACALACPVGAIRRPADDEVRIGTASVNRAKCIAWNEGKDCLVCYERCSYQAIEVDSRGRPRVIADRCTGCGACQNTCVTCPDPAIVVYPPGEVPAEGGGGRRGRQG; from the coding sequence GTGCGCGACGTGAGGATCGCCCGGCGCGATTTCCTCGCCCTCGGCCTGACGGGGGCCGTGACCGCCTTCCTATACGGCGTCCTGCGCCGGGACGCCTCGGCCGCGCCCCTGCTGCGCCCCCCGGGAGCGCAGGACGAGGGGGATTTCGTCTCCCGTTGCCTGCGCTGCCAGGAGTGCGTGCGCGCCTGTCTCACGGAGTGCCTGGAGCCCGCGGGAAAGGAATACGGCGCCGCTCGCCTGTGGACGCCGCGCTTCAACCCGGCCCGCGCCAAGTGCGAGTTCGAGCTATGCGGCAGGGCCTGCGCGCTCGCATGCCCCGTGGGCGCCATCCGGCGCCCCGCCGACGACGAGGTGCGCATAGGCACGGCATCGGTCAACCGCGCGAAGTGCATCGCATGGAACGAAGGCAAGGATTGCCTGGTCTGCTACGAGCGATGTTCATACCAGGCCATAGAGGTGGATTCCCGTGGACGCCCGCGCGTGATCGCGGACCGCTGCACCGGATGCGGGGCCTGCCAGAACACCTGCGTCACCTGCCCAGACCCCGCCATCGTGGTCTACCCGCCGGGGGAGGTTCCCGCTGAAGGCGGTGGCGGCAGGAGAGGAAGGCAGGGATAA
- a CDS encoding 4Fe-4S binding protein gives MSWKPGGEEARKGDHLAAVRKEKGGRADKARRRAVHWVRRAAQLCFLALFVALAWAASYPPSGAVDENLFLRVDPLAAFAAAHASSLWLYLVPAWILLGLTLVSGRFFCGWICPLGTVLEAIPSPRGRRRGKLSQLRPRDILGRAIEEGHLRLRLKYIFLAVLVLLFLLGANLLWVFDPLVIGNRAVVFILAGSVPPVFLALVVLAAVAGPRFWCQEMCPLGACLSLAGMAGSRLPASASPMALVKEESSCIHCGKCALACPFGIVEVADSRRTGRLALADCALCGECVAACPREGALSLRAMGVPVMVSRGKGKVDETGDGAEEAACAT, from the coding sequence GTGAGTTGGAAACCGGGTGGAGAAGAGGCGAGAAAGGGTGATCACCTGGCCGCGGTGCGGAAGGAAAAAGGTGGCCGAGCGGACAAGGCCAGGAGACGTGCCGTGCACTGGGTGCGCAGGGCGGCGCAGCTCTGCTTCCTCGCCCTTTTCGTCGCGTTGGCCTGGGCGGCATCCTACCCGCCCTCCGGTGCCGTCGACGAGAACCTCTTCCTGCGCGTGGATCCCTTGGCGGCCTTCGCGGCGGCGCATGCCAGTTCCCTGTGGCTCTACCTCGTGCCCGCCTGGATACTGTTGGGGCTGACGCTGGTGAGCGGCCGTTTCTTCTGCGGCTGGATATGCCCACTGGGGACGGTCCTGGAGGCCATTCCCTCCCCGCGCGGAAGGCGCCGTGGGAAATTATCCCAGCTACGTCCAAGGGATATTCTCGGGAGGGCCATCGAGGAGGGCCACCTCCGCCTGCGCCTGAAGTACATCTTCCTGGCGGTCCTGGTGCTGCTCTTCCTCTTGGGGGCGAACCTGCTCTGGGTCTTCGACCCCCTGGTCATCGGCAACCGCGCCGTGGTTTTCATCCTGGCGGGGAGCGTGCCCCCGGTTTTTCTCGCTCTCGTCGTCCTGGCGGCGGTTGCGGGCCCGCGCTTCTGGTGCCAGGAGATGTGCCCCCTGGGAGCCTGCCTTTCCCTGGCGGGAATGGCCGGTTCACGACTGCCCGCTTCCGCCAGCCCCATGGCCCTGGTGAAGGAGGAGTCTTCCTGCATCCACTGCGGGAAATGCGCCCTGGCCTGCCCCTTCGGCATCGTTGAGGTGGCCGACAGCCGCAGGACGGGACGTCTTGCCCTGGCCGACTGCGCCCTGTGCGGGGAGTGCGTCGCCGCCTGCCCGAGAGAGGGAGCCCTTTCCCTGCGGGCCATGGGTGTCCCCGTCATGGTATCCAGGGGAAAGGGGAAGGTTGACGAGACGGGAGATGGAGCCGAGGAGGCGGCGTGCGCGACGTGA
- a CDS encoding DUF362 domain-containing protein, giving the protein MPDEEETGSGGHPLVNRREFLGKAGSVAAGLGALYLAAVLPGCGGDGGGTCPVEEGPEASTEELPAPEPAAEEMPGLVVVKGDDPAAMLRRGLEEWGGLARLNPAGKKVLIKVNAAFARPPQDAATTHPDLVAEAVRLFLAAGAAGVTVYDHILQDLAEPTLEKNGIGPAARSAGAELAVYAVGKPGKARVVQVPNGRALPSAGILEEIFQADIIVNMPKAKHHSGAGLTMAMKNLIGCTQNMGRMHEVDLHRAIAELNTVIRPSLAILDATSILLDNGPGGPGTVSRPGAVVIGCDPVAVDAYACAFFGVLPRNIRYLVHGEELGLGTIDFASLGVREVSA; this is encoded by the coding sequence ATGCCGGACGAAGAGGAAACGGGAAGCGGGGGTCACCCCCTGGTGAACAGGAGGGAATTCCTGGGAAAGGCCGGTTCCGTGGCCGCCGGGCTGGGAGCCCTCTACCTGGCAGCGGTCCTGCCGGGCTGCGGTGGTGACGGCGGCGGCACCTGCCCGGTGGAAGAGGGGCCGGAAGCATCCACGGAGGAGCTGCCGGCGCCGGAGCCGGCCGCGGAAGAAATGCCGGGCCTGGTGGTGGTGAAGGGGGACGACCCCGCCGCCATGCTGCGCCGCGGCCTGGAGGAATGGGGTGGGCTGGCCCGGCTGAACCCGGCCGGCAAGAAGGTGCTCATCAAGGTCAACGCCGCCTTCGCCCGCCCACCGCAGGACGCCGCCACCACCCACCCGGACCTGGTGGCCGAGGCGGTAAGGCTTTTCCTGGCCGCGGGCGCGGCAGGGGTCACCGTGTACGACCATATCCTGCAGGACCTGGCGGAGCCCACCCTGGAAAAAAACGGCATCGGCCCCGCGGCGCGCTCGGCGGGCGCGGAGCTCGCCGTGTACGCGGTGGGGAAACCGGGGAAGGCGCGGGTGGTCCAGGTCCCCAATGGACGCGCGCTGCCCTCGGCAGGCATACTGGAAGAGATCTTCCAGGCAGACATCATCGTGAACATGCCCAAGGCCAAGCACCACAGCGGCGCCGGTCTCACCATGGCCATGAAGAACCTCATCGGCTGCACCCAGAACATGGGGCGCATGCACGAGGTCGACCTCCACCGCGCCATCGCTGAGCTGAACACGGTCATCCGGCCCTCGCTGGCGATACTCGACGCCACCAGCATCCTGCTGGACAACGGGCCGGGGGGGCCGGGGACGGTCTCCCGGCCGGGAGCGGTGGTCATCGGCTGCGATCCCGTGGCGGTGGACGCCTACGCGTGCGCCTTCTTCGGGGTATTGCCGCGGAATATAAGGTACCTGGTACACGGCGAGGAGCTAGGCTTGGGCACCATTGATTTCGCCTCCCTGGGAGTGCGGGAGGTGAGCGCCTGA